A DNA window from Pseudodesulfovibrio thermohalotolerans contains the following coding sequences:
- the pssA gene encoding CDP-diacylglycerol--serine O-phosphatidyltransferase, translating into MVEEKLPRHKSVYLLPNLLTTASLFVGFLGLTWAIQGDIASCALCILASCVFDGLDGKVARITNTQSEFGVQLDSLADLVAFGVVPAVMSYLWVLNDFGRLGLMAAFLFMACGALRLARFNVQAAITSKKHFVGLPIPAAACTLATLVLFSEYVPQEYIHSVVSVGTLVLVYVLSFFMVSTIRFYSFKEIGAFKAHPFSWMVTAILLFSLIASRPKVLGFVFFLGYLVSGPLYTLFLLSRTNKRLLRDGSKKELS; encoded by the coding sequence ATGGTTGAGGAAAAATTGCCGCGCCATAAAAGTGTCTACCTTCTGCCGAACCTGCTGACTACGGCCAGCCTGTTTGTCGGCTTTCTGGGACTCACCTGGGCCATTCAGGGGGATATCGCCTCCTGCGCCCTGTGTATCCTGGCAAGTTGCGTGTTCGACGGATTGGACGGCAAGGTCGCGCGCATTACCAACACGCAAAGTGAATTCGGCGTCCAGCTCGACTCCTTGGCCGATCTGGTAGCCTTCGGCGTGGTTCCGGCAGTCATGTCCTATCTCTGGGTTCTGAACGATTTTGGCCGCCTCGGCCTCATGGCCGCTTTCCTGTTCATGGCCTGCGGGGCTTTGCGTCTCGCCCGGTTCAACGTCCAGGCCGCCATCACCTCCAAGAAGCATTTCGTGGGCCTGCCCATCCCGGCCGCCGCCTGTACGTTGGCCACTTTGGTGCTCTTCTCCGAGTACGTGCCGCAGGAATACATCCATTCCGTGGTTTCGGTGGGCACTCTGGTTCTCGTCTATGTGTTGTCCTTCTTCATGGTCAGCACTATTCGCTTCTACTCCTTCAAGGAAATTGGCGCCTTCAAGGCTCACCCCTTTAGCTGGATGGTCACCGCGATTTTGCTCTTCTCGCTCATCGCCTCCCGTCCCAAGGTGCTTGGTTTCGTCTTCTTCCTGGGCTACCTCGTGTCCGGCCCTCTCTACACGCTCTTCCTACTATCCCGCACCAACAAGCGACTACTGCGGGATGGCTCCAAGAAAGAGCTGAGCTAG
- a CDS encoding phosphatidylserine decarboxylase family protein, translating to MLKPSVGVALEGVPYIIIAAFTTLIFAIMGCWPMALLGLAATAFIGHFFRDPERVGPEDAEAVAAPADGRVIKIDRAIDPVTGDSRQYIAIFMNVFNVHVNRMPVSGKIETIRYIPGKFFNASFDKASEDNERNIVVVTGKGNQRFTMVQIAGLIARRIVCWAEPGDKLKRGERYGLIKFGSRVDLYIPDGYVPTVGVGQKTVAGETVLAEKRTA from the coding sequence ATGTTGAAACCGTCTGTCGGCGTTGCCCTGGAAGGGGTGCCCTATATAATAATCGCTGCATTCACGACCCTGATTTTCGCCATCATGGGCTGCTGGCCCATGGCCTTGCTCGGGCTCGCCGCCACCGCTTTCATCGGTCATTTCTTCCGTGATCCGGAGCGTGTCGGACCTGAGGACGCGGAAGCCGTGGCCGCTCCCGCCGACGGCAGGGTCATCAAGATAGACCGCGCCATCGATCCCGTCACCGGCGACTCCCGCCAGTACATCGCCATCTTCATGAACGTCTTCAACGTGCATGTGAACCGGATGCCGGTCAGCGGAAAGATTGAGACCATCCGCTACATCCCCGGAAAGTTCTTCAACGCCTCCTTCGACAAGGCGAGCGAGGACAACGAGCGCAACATCGTGGTCGTCACGGGCAAGGGCAATCAGCGGTTCACCATGGTCCAGATCGCGGGGCTTATCGCCCGCCGCATCGTCTGCTGGGCCGAGCCCGGAGATAAGCTCAAGCGCGGAGAGCGGTATGGTTTGATTAAATTCGGATCAAGAGTTGACCTTTACATTCCGGATGGCTATGTACCAACTGTCGGTGTCGGTCAGAAGACCGTCGCGGGCGAAACGGTACTGGCGGAGAAACGGACCGCCTGA
- a CDS encoding metal-dependent hydrolase translates to MDPVTHLSSGLLGGMAARRWFPEAKHLVPACVLASWIPDVDILFGNNDPEFDLLYHRGVSTSVFGTLFLALALAGLYKLVSPRTPFTKIAPLFYALTLVHVWLDLITTYGTQLLAPFSNHRFALDGAFIIDPLFTFTALGLIATALFLKTRRQAIALAGMAWFFIYPLANMGMGAILQTVYARQLDAKGVAYGHVHVTPDALSPRFWKVVVTAGPDYLLDTMDLFGDGEPDAPLRVRRADKRVLRKLGEQQSMFATYAWFSKWPYVEETETPDGRTLIFHDLRFTSTSPAMAWVYRDREPPFTLTAHLDGSGHITAWSFEGGVSSRGDAGEPPK, encoded by the coding sequence ATGGATCCGGTCACGCACCTCTCGTCGGGCCTGCTCGGCGGCATGGCCGCCCGCAGGTGGTTTCCCGAGGCGAAGCACCTCGTGCCCGCCTGCGTGCTCGCGTCCTGGATTCCCGACGTGGATATCCTCTTCGGCAACAACGATCCCGAGTTCGACCTGCTCTATCACCGGGGCGTCAGCACCTCCGTCTTCGGCACCCTGTTCCTCGCCCTGGCCCTGGCCGGTCTGTACAAGCTGGTCTCCCCGCGCACTCCGTTCACCAAAATCGCGCCCCTGTTCTATGCCCTGACTCTGGTACACGTCTGGCTCGACCTGATTACCACCTACGGCACCCAGTTGCTCGCGCCTTTCTCCAACCACCGCTTCGCCCTGGACGGGGCGTTCATCATCGACCCGCTCTTCACCTTCACGGCGTTGGGCCTGATCGCCACGGCCCTGTTCCTGAAGACTCGCCGCCAGGCCATAGCCCTCGCTGGCATGGCCTGGTTCTTCATCTATCCGCTGGCCAATATGGGGATGGGAGCGATTCTCCAAACAGTCTACGCCCGCCAGCTCGACGCCAAGGGTGTTGCCTACGGCCACGTCCACGTCACTCCGGACGCGCTGTCGCCCCGTTTCTGGAAGGTAGTCGTCACGGCCGGACCGGACTACCTCCTCGACACCATGGACCTGTTCGGCGACGGCGAACCAGACGCGCCCCTGCGGGTCAGGCGGGCGGACAAGCGGGTATTGCGCAAGCTCGGAGAACAGCAGTCCATGTTCGCCACCTACGCATGGTTTTCCAAGTGGCCCTATGTCGAGGAGACCGAAACTCCCGACGGCAGGACCCTGATCTTCCATGACCTGCGGTTCACCTCCACCAGTCCGGCCATGGCGTGGGTTTATCGCGACAGGGAACCGCCGTTCACCCTCACCGCGCACCTCGACGGCTCCGGCCACATCACGGCGTGGTCCTTCGAGGGCGGCGTCAGTTCCAGGGGCGACGCCGGGGAACCGCCCAAGTGA
- a CDS encoding DMT family transporter, with the protein MTWFALSLGAAFFMATNSAFMKRFFSDLSAWEMSLIPYFYAMPLMVLAMPFIAIPAIGPRFLPSLAWVLPVLMISIILHYRAIRMSPLSLTLPFLSFTPVFVLFTGGFILDETLSVPGVAGMLLVVVGGYVLNLDAARYGFIGPIRAIWKEPGSGLMLIVAFLFGLTSVGGKVMILDSSPMFAALSVFILYGLLLTLILIWTGRASLKSLTRRPLLGTAAGLIVFAEIICHNLAMSMTAAAYMITIKRTTGIFSVLYGWILFNESGIRFRLLGTVIMTAGAAVIALWG; encoded by the coding sequence GTGACATGGTTCGCGCTCTCCCTGGGGGCGGCCTTTTTCATGGCCACCAACTCCGCGTTCATGAAACGGTTCTTCTCCGACCTCTCGGCCTGGGAAATGAGCCTCATTCCCTATTTCTACGCCATGCCGCTCATGGTCCTCGCCATGCCCTTCATCGCAATTCCGGCCATCGGGCCGAGATTCCTCCCGTCCCTGGCCTGGGTCCTGCCCGTGCTCATGATATCCATCATCCTGCATTACAGGGCCATCCGCATGTCGCCCCTATCCCTGACCCTGCCCTTTCTGAGCTTCACCCCGGTCTTCGTCCTGTTCACCGGCGGCTTCATTCTGGATGAAACGCTCTCCGTCCCCGGCGTCGCTGGGATGCTCCTGGTGGTCGTGGGCGGCTACGTACTCAATCTCGATGCCGCCCGGTACGGATTTATCGGTCCCATACGGGCCATCTGGAAAGAACCAGGTTCAGGGCTCATGCTCATCGTCGCTTTCCTGTTCGGCCTGACCTCCGTGGGCGGGAAAGTCATGATCCTGGACTCCTCCCCCATGTTCGCGGCCTTGTCCGTATTCATCCTCTACGGCCTGCTGCTGACACTCATATTGATATGGACGGGCAGGGCCTCGCTCAAAAGCCTCACACGAAGGCCGCTCCTTGGGACGGCGGCCGGACTGATCGTCTTCGCAGAGATCATTTGCCACAACCTGGCCATGTCCATGACCGCGGCCGCCTATATGATTACCATCAAGAGGACGACCGGCATCTTCTCGGTCCTGTACGGCTGGATTCTCTTCAATGAAAGCGGCATACGGTTCCGCTTGCTCGGAACGGTCATCATGACCGCTGGAGCGGCCGTCATAGCCCTGTGGGGATAA
- the dksA gene encoding RNA polymerase-binding protein DksA, translated as MEANDLKYFKETLNGMLDDILQKSEATIEDMTESGEVYADPADRATAESDRAFTLRLRDRERKLIKKIQQAINRIEDGEFGICQECGDDISIARLKARPMTTLCINCKSKQEEDEAVRGD; from the coding sequence ATGGAAGCCAATGACCTGAAGTACTTCAAGGAAACTTTGAACGGTATGCTCGACGATATCCTCCAGAAAAGCGAGGCAACGATCGAAGACATGACCGAATCCGGAGAGGTCTACGCCGATCCTGCTGATCGGGCCACGGCCGAAAGCGACCGCGCCTTCACACTGCGTCTGCGCGACCGCGAACGGAAGCTCATCAAAAAGATCCAACAGGCCATCAACCGCATTGAAGACGGCGAGTTCGGTATCTGCCAGGAGTGCGGCGACGACATCTCCATCGCCCGACTCAAGGCAAGACCCATGACAACGCTGTGCATCAATTGCAAAAGCAAACAGGAAGAGGACGAGGCCGTCCGCGGCGATTAG
- a CDS encoding NFACT RNA binding domain-containing protein, whose protein sequence is MEANFFRFLSAELASFLSGRRIDKVFGPAPGVWVLAIQNTGEPLHMIFRPAKSAGHLFLSPVKPVNPQTAPAMAMWFRKRLRNRKILAVHRDWPNLRLAFELTPRTDPDGKTFLILDCRTGMTLADELPQSFSDEPEWPALEDVLDDPEIWRAYPHISPLLRKVLAGLPEDQAHALYFRVATASADQFHIPRSGDRRQPPTAWPNGNDDEVFASAVDAARAYGESTLFPLLDMEEDKAQTVQLKRVRKKLKRNLARLDEEQARLETLAAEQIKAEALQAELYRFKNAEGLESVEVSHPVHGTMTVPLNPFLSPTENMERYFKLSAKAQRGFPHIERRRRELLSQLAKAEDGTLEIHPAAHQSSPEPEGPAALPKRFRGLAVSLFRTTDGFTVIRGKNKQANHHMLSKAASPFDYWFHAEDGPSSHVILKRDHPGQDVPEASLIQAAALCGLKSYRKDDGKADIMYALVKDVRKVKGFNLGQVAVDRKLGTLRVDLDPDLDSRLA, encoded by the coding sequence ATGGAAGCCAACTTTTTCCGCTTCCTGAGCGCGGAACTCGCGTCCTTTCTATCCGGTCGCCGAATAGACAAGGTATTCGGCCCGGCCCCCGGAGTCTGGGTGCTGGCCATCCAGAACACGGGCGAACCTCTACACATGATCTTCAGGCCCGCCAAATCGGCGGGCCATTTATTTCTTTCCCCGGTCAAGCCCGTCAACCCGCAAACCGCTCCGGCCATGGCCATGTGGTTCCGCAAGCGGCTGCGAAACCGCAAGATTCTGGCGGTGCACCGGGATTGGCCCAACCTGCGGCTGGCGTTCGAGCTCACCCCACGCACCGACCCGGACGGCAAAACTTTCCTCATCCTCGACTGCCGCACCGGCATGACCCTGGCCGACGAGTTGCCACAATCCTTTTCAGACGAGCCGGAATGGCCCGCCCTGGAGGACGTCCTCGACGATCCTGAAATTTGGCGCGCCTATCCGCACATATCGCCGCTCCTGCGCAAGGTCCTGGCTGGTCTTCCGGAAGACCAGGCCCACGCCCTCTACTTCCGCGTCGCCACCGCCTCCGCCGATCAATTTCACATTCCCCGATCCGGCGACCGCCGACAGCCTCCCACGGCCTGGCCGAACGGCAACGACGACGAGGTGTTCGCCTCGGCCGTTGACGCCGCCCGCGCCTACGGCGAGAGCACTCTCTTCCCCCTGCTCGACATGGAAGAGGACAAGGCGCAAACCGTGCAGCTCAAGCGCGTGCGCAAGAAACTCAAGCGCAACCTCGCCCGGCTGGACGAAGAACAGGCGCGGCTCGAAACCCTTGCCGCCGAACAGATCAAGGCCGAGGCATTGCAGGCCGAGCTGTATCGATTCAAGAACGCCGAAGGGCTCGAATCAGTGGAAGTATCGCACCCCGTGCACGGAACCATGACCGTCCCCCTCAATCCCTTCCTGTCTCCCACCGAGAATATGGAGCGGTATTTCAAGCTGTCGGCCAAGGCGCAACGAGGTTTTCCGCACATCGAACGACGCCGCCGGGAATTGCTCTCCCAGCTTGCCAAGGCCGAGGACGGAACGCTTGAAATACATCCCGCCGCGCACCAATCTTCCCCCGAGCCGGAAGGCCCTGCCGCCCTGCCCAAACGATTTCGCGGCCTGGCCGTCAGCCTGTTCCGCACCACCGACGGCTTCACGGTCATTCGCGGCAAGAACAAACAGGCCAACCACCACATGCTCAGCAAGGCGGCCTCGCCCTTCGATTACTGGTTCCACGCTGAAGACGGCCCCAGCTCCCACGTCATTCTCAAACGCGACCACCCTGGTCAGGACGTGCCCGAAGCATCCCTGATCCAGGCAGCCGCGCTCTGCGGACTCAAAAGCTATCGCAAGGACGATGGCAAGGCCGACATCATGTACGCCCTGGTCAAGGATGTGCGCAAGGTCAAGGGATTCAACCTCGGCCAAGTGGCCGTGGACCGCAAACTCGGCACGCTGCGTGTCGACCTGGACCCCGATCTGGACAGCCGATTGGCGTAG
- a CDS encoding VgrG-related protein produces MSIGRINGYETLNATQDSSGARDARQLALRTSFDNQMRMTRALFGNDSGGTGDESGAGSFDVSVINDSQVLEALSAISSIMRDEAALQTANGSPSARQQGARETVRTGGPAHIPGELSARFESGDAGVAAIGYDRVGGTSYGKYQIASKPGTIDEFLTYLDDARPEWANRLREAGPADTGSKQGAMPGVWQAIAAEDPAGFEKAQHDFIARQTYAPARAMILERTGLDFDNAPPVLKEVLWSTSVQHGPTGAANIFNKVIDKFLGHGQNDDFNAQLIEGVYESRKGQFGSSTVGVRRSVADRMDSEKQLALNMLQKMSVNRMV; encoded by the coding sequence ATGTCCATCGGCAGGATAAACGGTTACGAGACCCTTAACGCAACGCAGGATTCATCCGGTGCGCGCGATGCCCGGCAACTGGCCTTGCGGACTTCCTTTGATAACCAGATGCGCATGACCCGCGCGCTTTTCGGCAACGACTCCGGCGGGACCGGCGACGAGTCCGGCGCTGGGTCTTTCGATGTCTCAGTCATCAATGATTCTCAGGTCCTTGAGGCGTTGTCCGCCATCTCCAGCATCATGCGCGACGAAGCCGCTCTTCAAACCGCCAACGGTTCGCCTTCAGCCCGTCAGCAGGGTGCCCGTGAAACGGTCCGGACCGGCGGTCCGGCCCATATCCCGGGAGAGCTCTCGGCGCGGTTCGAGTCGGGCGACGCGGGTGTGGCGGCTATCGGTTACGACCGTGTGGGCGGGACTTCCTATGGCAAGTATCAAATCGCCTCCAAGCCGGGCACCATAGACGAATTCTTGACGTATCTCGATGATGCACGGCCCGAGTGGGCGAATCGTCTGCGCGAGGCCGGTCCGGCCGACACCGGCTCGAAGCAGGGTGCCATGCCGGGCGTCTGGCAGGCCATCGCCGCCGAGGATCCGGCCGGATTCGAAAAGGCCCAGCACGATTTCATCGCCCGCCAGACCTATGCCCCGGCCCGGGCAATGATTCTGGAACGCACCGGCCTGGATTTCGATAACGCCCCGCCCGTTCTTAAAGAAGTCCTTTGGTCCACTTCGGTTCAGCACGGCCCGACCGGCGCGGCCAACATCTTCAACAAGGTCATCGACAAGTTCCTGGGGCACGGACAAAACGACGATTTCAACGCCCAACTTATCGAAGGCGTCTACGAATCCAGGAAAGGCCAGTTCGGCTCGTCCACCGTCGGGGTCCGGCGCAGTGTGGCCGACCGCATGGATTCCGAAAAACAACTGGCCCTCAACATGCTCCAAAAAATGTCCGTCAACCGTATGGTGTAG
- the mutY gene encoding A/G-specific adenine glycosylase, whose amino-acid sequence MDETGFTRALLGWYDANGRDLPWRRHPEPYAVWVSEIMAQQTQMDRVVEYHTRWMGRFPDIHSLAEAHEEDVLNLWEGLGYYSRARNMRRAAHLIEERFGGDFPSDIEDIRSLPGVGDYTAGAVASIAFNQREPAVDANVLRVFARLLDMDIPVRDRAGRNMIEDAVRRIIPADRPGDFNQAIMEFGALVCRKNPLCETCPVREYCRALEAGTVPLRPVLPVSRQPIRIDMATGFLVHEGCVLIQKRKLTDVWPGLWEFPGGCVEPGETSEQALRREYLEEVELAVEPVEKITVVRYSYTRYRVTMDCFLCRYAGDPTEPVFNEAVRGGFVRPAELSGYALPSGHRKLVDHMLADMRFSHLFTD is encoded by the coding sequence ATGGATGAGACCGGATTCACTCGCGCGCTGCTTGGCTGGTATGATGCCAATGGACGGGACCTGCCCTGGCGGCGACATCCCGAGCCCTACGCCGTATGGGTTTCCGAGATCATGGCCCAACAGACCCAGATGGATCGGGTGGTGGAATACCACACCCGGTGGATGGGGCGTTTCCCCGACATTCATTCCCTTGCCGAGGCCCACGAGGAGGACGTCCTCAATCTGTGGGAAGGGCTCGGCTATTACTCCCGCGCCCGCAACATGCGCCGCGCCGCGCACCTTATCGAGGAGCGATTCGGCGGCGACTTCCCTTCCGACATCGAAGACATCCGCTCCCTGCCGGGAGTGGGGGACTATACGGCCGGAGCCGTGGCGTCCATCGCCTTCAACCAACGTGAGCCCGCTGTTGACGCCAACGTTCTTCGGGTCTTCGCCCGTCTGCTGGACATGGATATCCCGGTCCGCGACAGGGCCGGGCGCAACATGATTGAGGACGCCGTCCGGCGGATCATCCCCGCCGACCGGCCCGGCGATTTCAACCAGGCGATCATGGAGTTCGGGGCATTGGTCTGCCGCAAGAATCCCCTTTGCGAAACCTGTCCGGTCCGCGAATACTGCCGCGCGCTTGAGGCGGGCACCGTGCCGCTTCGTCCGGTGCTTCCCGTGTCCAGGCAACCCATTCGTATCGACATGGCCACCGGCTTTCTGGTCCACGAGGGCTGCGTGCTTATTCAGAAGCGCAAGCTCACCGATGTTTGGCCCGGCCTTTGGGAATTTCCCGGCGGGTGCGTCGAGCCCGGCGAGACCTCCGAGCAGGCTCTCAGACGCGAGTATCTGGAAGAAGTGGAGCTGGCCGTGGAGCCTGTCGAGAAGATCACCGTGGTCCGCTACAGCTACACCCGTTACCGGGTGACCATGGACTGCTTTCTTTGCCGCTATGCGGGCGACCCCACCGAGCCGGTCTTCAATGAGGCGGTCCGGGGCGGCTTTGTGCGTCCGGCCGAGCTTTCCGGCTACGCCTTGCCTTCCGGGCACCGCAAGCTGGTTGACCATATGCTCGCCGATATGCGTTTCTCCCACCTGTTCACGGATTGA
- the gpmA gene encoding 2,3-diphosphoglycerate-dependent phosphoglycerate mutase produces MRKLVLIRHGQSLWNLENRFTGWTDVDLTEQGLREAEHGAGLLLEQGFTFDVAHTSLLKRAVRTLWRVQDVMDLMWLPVFKTWRLNERHYGALQGLNKAETAKKYGDEQVFVWRRSFDTPPPELDQDDDRFPGNDPRYASLAPEDLPRCESLSLTIDRTMPYWFDTVAPQVRAGKRVLIVAHGNSLRGLVKFLDGMSDEEITTLNIPTGLPLVYELNDDLTPIRHYYLGDPEEAARAAEAVANQAKGR; encoded by the coding sequence ATGCGTAAATTGGTATTGATTCGGCATGGGCAGAGTCTGTGGAACCTTGAAAACAGGTTCACGGGCTGGACCGACGTGGACCTGACCGAGCAGGGCTTGCGCGAGGCCGAGCACGGCGCAGGGCTGCTTTTGGAACAGGGGTTCACCTTCGACGTGGCCCATACCTCCCTGCTCAAGCGGGCCGTCCGCACCCTGTGGCGCGTTCAGGACGTGATGGATCTCATGTGGCTGCCCGTATTCAAGACCTGGCGGCTCAACGAGCGGCACTACGGCGCATTGCAGGGGTTGAACAAGGCCGAAACCGCGAAAAAATACGGGGACGAGCAGGTTTTTGTCTGGCGTCGCAGTTTCGACACCCCGCCGCCGGAACTTGACCAGGACGACGATCGGTTCCCCGGCAACGATCCGCGCTACGCGTCCCTCGCTCCGGAAGACCTGCCGCGTTGCGAAAGTCTCAGCCTGACCATTGACCGGACCATGCCTTACTGGTTTGACACCGTCGCCCCACAGGTGCGCGCCGGGAAGCGGGTGCTTATCGTGGCCCACGGCAATTCCCTGCGCGGGCTGGTCAAGTTCCTGGACGGTATGTCGGACGAGGAGATCACCACCCTGAACATTCCCACCGGCCTGCCTCTGGTTTATGAGCTGAACGATGATCTGACCCCCATCAGGCATTACTATCTGGGCGATCCCGAGGAAGCGGCAAGGGCCGCCGAAGCGGTTGCCAACCAGGCCAAGGGAAGGTAA
- a CDS encoding tetratricopeptide repeat protein, whose product MQNISKLLETLPVISQSRLVASGFGIWVVWKGDLHGVVDNTLQEFGALCVAREGEQALWYCNTVEVFRAIARLQVWARVNPMPVFCQLVPLTFLAGYNLEFSVSLSVELDRQRVAPPNDFEVVVHPGLKERIQSVAGLSTEPAGSMDGLANVKWLRLVADQGLDYESMLRWYFIIKPLGRMSDKESIVGWRDFSTDIIELLQRLGLKYISDVKEGALFLPLDNFRLLKSFCTEIVNLIRCNKEASDKKYWPVVMAAVPQGDLHFTADLPRKVGLDWNRLTPDYPHVRFMDGFLLSPWFRMNEARYGAGPVSLDSWCTLSLRDAEGSRGYGTMQVPLPNALVASDGGGECFYCGLKNHEASQCPSRKIVTPQPQVWRLLAKADFNDFSDGFASLDTDLSKEDFVSGILKVMESRDDLESLLARAVFEINVPVQLRTLKLVWRCRSKEWDGAFKQLAPQEGDYIWEALDCLEKGDMDNSERFLKDAQIKYPRSYQPQSLWGYWYLERGDTTQAMFHWQEAERMSYTPLQQGCMAFLQARLMEVEGDYKNAINTYKRVNTLAPSWLQPVYRQAVCMVKMGFTGQAMDTLFDLVDRDPNYFNRILVDPELDRGRVQLLSAMWEKWNEAEKSVETTRKQVEDLTDDISRRFDETHPYFEAANEELDRLRGFGQTNNYVAYHQLLQGTDKFRAGLDDEVRREVKRINANIGHLTERVRGIQREAAWFPFPKLLREFNKEFNHCVDKINWIRTQRLQEADNFRKSLRFSDEIEEHIDSLQGRLVTLRIIRDATLFILMLGRSFIWLELIGLGILLVALPSLIYFTQGVEGNIILDTIKDPSQRWEISKGLVIILSILCVAAAAIKSALTFDKRKRELFDQIDKEIRGSTSKRY is encoded by the coding sequence GTGCAGAATATAAGCAAGCTTCTGGAGACCCTGCCCGTCATCAGCCAGTCCCGGCTGGTGGCCTCCGGCTTCGGCATATGGGTTGTCTGGAAGGGCGACCTGCACGGCGTGGTGGACAATACCCTCCAGGAGTTCGGCGCCCTGTGCGTGGCCAGGGAAGGTGAGCAGGCCCTTTGGTATTGCAACACCGTGGAGGTGTTCCGGGCCATTGCCAGGTTGCAGGTTTGGGCCAGGGTCAATCCCATGCCGGTTTTCTGCCAGTTGGTGCCCCTGACTTTTCTGGCTGGCTACAACCTCGAATTTTCCGTATCCCTGTCCGTGGAACTGGACCGCCAGCGGGTGGCACCTCCGAATGATTTCGAAGTGGTCGTCCATCCCGGCCTCAAGGAGCGCATTCAATCCGTGGCCGGGTTGTCCACCGAACCCGCCGGGAGCATGGACGGGCTGGCCAACGTCAAGTGGCTGCGGCTTGTCGCCGACCAGGGGCTCGACTACGAGTCCATGCTTCGCTGGTATTTCATCATCAAGCCGCTCGGGCGCATGTCGGACAAGGAGAGCATTGTTGGCTGGCGCGATTTTTCCACCGACATCATCGAGCTTTTGCAACGGCTCGGACTCAAATACATTTCCGACGTGAAGGAAGGGGCGCTCTTCCTGCCTCTCGACAATTTCCGGCTGCTCAAGAGCTTTTGCACGGAGATAGTGAATCTCATCCGCTGCAACAAGGAAGCCTCGGACAAGAAATATTGGCCCGTGGTCATGGCCGCGGTGCCCCAGGGCGACCTGCATTTCACCGCCGATCTGCCCCGCAAGGTCGGGTTGGATTGGAATCGGCTCACCCCGGACTATCCCCACGTGCGCTTCATGGACGGCTTTTTGCTTTCTCCCTGGTTCCGCATGAACGAAGCGCGCTACGGAGCCGGGCCGGTTTCCCTGGACTCCTGGTGCACCCTGTCCCTGCGGGACGCCGAAGGAAGCAGAGGATACGGGACCATGCAGGTGCCCCTTCCCAACGCGTTGGTGGCTTCCGACGGGGGCGGCGAATGCTTTTATTGCGGGCTCAAAAATCACGAGGCCTCCCAGTGCCCCAGCAGGAAGATTGTCACTCCTCAGCCCCAGGTCTGGCGGTTGCTCGCCAAGGCCGACTTCAACGATTTCTCCGACGGGTTCGCCAGCCTCGACACCGATCTGAGCAAGGAGGATTTCGTCTCCGGTATCCTCAAAGTCATGGAATCCAGGGACGACCTGGAGAGTTTGTTGGCAAGGGCGGTTTTCGAGATTAATGTTCCGGTCCAGCTCAGAACCCTGAAGCTCGTCTGGCGTTGCCGGAGCAAGGAGTGGGACGGAGCCTTCAAGCAGTTGGCTCCTCAGGAGGGGGACTATATCTGGGAGGCTCTGGACTGCCTGGAAAAGGGCGACATGGACAATTCCGAGCGGTTTCTCAAGGACGCTCAGATCAAGTACCCGAGAAGCTATCAGCCTCAATCTCTTTGGGGCTATTGGTATCTGGAGAGGGGCGATACGACCCAGGCCATGTTCCATTGGCAGGAGGCCGAGCGCATGAGCTACACCCCATTGCAGCAGGGGTGCATGGCTTTCCTTCAAGCGAGGCTCATGGAGGTCGAAGGGGACTACAAGAACGCCATCAACACCTACAAACGGGTCAACACTCTGGCCCCGAGTTGGCTTCAGCCGGTTTATCGGCAGGCCGTGTGCATGGTCAAGATGGGCTTTACCGGCCAGGCAATGGACACGCTTTTCGATCTCGTGGACCGCGATCCGAATTACTTTAATCGCATCCTCGTTGATCCCGAACTCGATCGCGGTAGGGTGCAGTTATTGAGCGCCATGTGGGAGAAGTGGAACGAAGCCGAGAAATCGGTGGAAACGACCCGCAAGCAGGTGGAGGATTTGACCGACGACATTTCCAGGCGGTTCGACGAAACCCACCCCTATTTCGAAGCGGCCAACGAGGAGCTGGACCGGCTGCGCGGCTTCGGGCAAACCAATAATTATGTGGCCTATCACCAACTGCTTCAGGGAACGGATAAATTCCGGGCGGGCCTTGATGACGAGGTCAGGCGGGAGGTCAAGCGGATCAACGCGAACATCGGCCACCTGACGGAACGGGTGCGGGGTATTCAGCGGGAGGCCGCCTGGTTCCCGTTTCCCAAGCTCCTCAGAGAATTCAACAAGGAATTCAACCACTGTGTGGACAAGATCAACTGGATTCGCACCCAGCGCCTCCAGGAGGCGGACAATTTTCGCAAATCCTTGCGGTTCTCCGACGAGATCGAAGAGCATATCGACAGCCTTCAGGGCCGCCTCGTCACTTTGCGCATCATCCGCGACGCCACCCTGTTCATCCTCATGCTCGGCCGCAGTTTCATCTGGCTTGAACTCATCGGCCTTGGTATCCTGCTCGTCGCCTTGCCTTCGCTCATCTATTTTACCCAGGGCGTTGAGGGGAACATAATCCTTGATACCATCAAGGACCCGAGCCAGCGGTGGGAAATATCCAAGGGGCTGGTCATCATCCTGAGCATTTTGTGCGTGGCGGCGGCGGCCATCAAGAGCGCGCTGACCTTCGACAAGCGCAAGCGCGAGCTTTTCGATCAGATCGACAAGGAAATTCGCGGTTCGACTTCCAAACGTTACTGA